The DNA window ACTCAGATTTTGAtgtttcatttcaacatttgtGTCCCATGAGAtgactctgtgtctctttccCATCTATGATAATACCTTCAACTGCAAAACAGCTTTACTATCAGTGCACCTGACCATGTCACATTGACGAGAGCCGCGTGACTCTGATTTGAAGCACACACTGAtgcatgttttctctctgtgccatGTCAGGCCTCTCCCTGTGTTATTGAGATTCACGACTCTACGACTGAATGTGAGGAAGAACCGAGACCCAATCTAGTGCAGATGGAAGAGAAGGCATTCATATCAAGTCTGCACTCTTTTATGAAAGACAAGGGTACACCCATAGAAAGGATCCCACACCTCGGCTTCAAGCAGAGTGAGTTTAAGTCCATTGGCGCTGTGTTTGCTGTTGCGTGAACATGAACATTCGTGTGGAATTTGGTTGAAAATAATAGGCTCTCGTGTGCGTCTTTTTCCACTGCCAGTTAATCTTTGGAAGATCTACAAGGCCGTTGAGAAACTCGGGGGATATGATTCAGTGAGTACCTTAGTTCTTTATTCGACTGTTGTTCACTTTCTTTTGACTGGTTGAAAAGAGAGTGTTTACTGGTGCAGAGTGGAAAATAAGCTATAGGTGAGGTGCTGTAATGTGGTGGTTTCTACCACACAGGACATTTAGGTTACTGAGCTCTCAAATGTATCACCACCCATGCAGTGCTGTCTTTGAAGTCACACTCTGGGACAAGTTACGAGAGTGCAACTCATATTGAAATTGCACTAGAGCCCGGCAGGGCCTCGAAACACACTTGACCCCTACCACTTCCATCATTGGGTCCCAGAGTgtaaacaatataatataagaCACCCACATTGGCataaatttaaaattgaaaGTTCTTTCAGTACTGAAAATAGCAGACATGGCATTTAAAGGGTAAGCAGCCACCACCCTTccttaaaaacagttttaaaattagAAGGAACCCAGCAGCTGGTGAAACCAGAAGAACTGAAATGACAGTGATTGGTTGTCAGAAAGATAAACTCTTGTTTACAGGCAAGGTAAGGCAGCTCCAGAGTATAACaaacacagttacagttactaTTAGCCATGCGGCCACACGGTGGTATTCAAAGCACACACATGGTGTCTTgcaacattacattttgaatgaatTTATCAAAAATATCAGTAAGTATAAAATAGAAGAGTAAAATTGGTTGGATAGAAAGTCGCAGCATTGGTTGATAAATTTCTTTACATAGTTCTTGTTTTGTGCATCACTTGGCTCTTGGTGTGATGGTTGCTTTAATTCTTCCAAACATCCGTCACACTTATATCACacttacaaaaagaaaaaaacggTTATTGACCCCTGTTAAAAAATGTCCACATTGTGTTGACCATCAGGTGACGGCACGGCGTTATTGGAAGAAAGTTTATGATGAGCTGGGAGGAAGTCCAGGCAGCACCAGCGCTGCTACTTGCACTCGCAGACACTACGAGAGGTGAGGATAGTTGTGTTTGTAACAAACCTGTCAATTCAATCACAACATCAGCTGATTCCTCATCAGATATGTAATTCTTTAGACTTGTGCTGCCCTATGAGAGACACATCAAAGGAGAGGAGGACAAACCTCTGCCTCCAAGCAAACCACGCAAGCCCTATAAGAGAAATCTGGATGGCAAGGTCAACAAGGCTGAGGTGAAGAGGAAAAGGACTCCGTCGGAAAGAGAGCTGGATTCTGAGGTAACACATTATATCTTGAACGACAAactaaaaccaaaagaaaacctgtttgtttctgctccagTACACATATTGCATTTTAAAAGGTCTATTGATTTTCCAGGTACTCACCCAGAGGAGTCCAGATGCTTCCTGCCAAAGTGAAGTGGTTATGCATACTCACTCTGCTCTCTGGACTTCTACTTCTGACAGACACCATCAAGACTGCTCGCAGCCAACCAGAGTCCCCACTGATCTTTGCCCTTCTGTCTTTGCCCACCTTCTCCCGGTAGCCACATCCAGCTCCTGGACTGCTCATATCCCATCCGCTGCTGGGGAGGTCATCTCTCCTctagagaaaaagaagagaatgGCTCAGGCTAGCCTTAACTTGCCTCTCAGTCCACAGAGTGAGGATAAAGAAAGGCCCTCCGTCATCCACTGCCCCCAGTCTCCAGCTCGGGCTTCTTCCACTCGGAATTGCAACTCCTCTGACGGCTCCCCGCTTCCTTTATCTTCCGCCTCTTCCCGCAGCCCCTCTTCTTCATCCATTTCATCAGAGGACGGTTCAGCAGGAAATGAAGATAAACCCCCATTAGCCTCTGAGCTGCCCCATAACTGTTCTAACACTGTCAAAAGTGCATCCAGCTGTAGTGAGGATAGAAAGCCTGTGAGCTGTAGTCAGACACCCAAAGACCATGCAGGACAGAATAAAGATGTTTCTCGCATCAGCTCCCAGTCACTAATACCTGACTCGTTAAAAAGCCAAAGTAAAGACTCTATCTGGAAGCTAACCCACAAAGCGAGTAGCAAATATTTAAACTATCCATTCACTGAGAAACCTGACTGGGCTCCAACATCTACCTCTAGTTTTACCAAAGTTATTCCAAAATCTGTGCAACTTCTGCGTCCCAATCCCGTTCGGCCAAACTACAAAAGCTTCCAGGGCAGGGTGGTTCAACAGGACGATTCTTTGCCCTGCGCAAAGAAGCTGAACAACGTGCCTTTGTGGATGTATCAGACGGACAAGAGGGACAAATCCAGGACAATGTTACAGAAAGCTCCTCCTGCTCAGCAGAGTTTGTCCCATTCATCCACCACCCTGCCGGTGTGCATCCTGTCAAGCTACGACAAATCAGGGAGAGACTCTCGACACCAGCCTCCGTTGCACCCGTCATTTCTCCCCAGCAGAATGAGACTACCTCACTCACAGCTCATATATCCTCATGTGCCAGTGGGTCCAGCTCATCCTGCTCTCCTTGGGCCTGCCGTTTACCCATATCCCTACCCCATTTCTCTGTTAAACCCGCCAACTGGATATACCTGTACCCTACCTGCCATCTATCCTCACAAGCTCTGATTCCTTGTATTTCAACTTCAGACTTCAATCACTGTCACCTGTCAAGAAAGAAAGATTAATAGCAGTCCATCTGTATCCTGAAGAAGGCAGCCATCGAgcatgtttgtttacttttttgttGCTCAGTGTGATGAACGCATGGTTGATGTAATGTATTTGAAACACTTGGCATAAATATGCAACACACGCTCTGTGGCTTCACTCACAGCCTAGTTATTTTAGTTACTGTAATTAACTGAGTGTCTGTGCTGAACCttgaccaaaacaaaaatacactgaaggaaaataaaggaaGATCAGTGATGCTAAAGGTAttcagtgaaacagtgaaagtgGTTGAATCATCAAAGTGCATAAGATAGGTCCATTTATGAATGCACAGTGAATGAAAGTGAGAAAGAATTAACTCTTAAACTACTTGTAATTTCTTTAGCttgtacatttaaattcatCAAACATTTACGTTggttatttactttttaatttaattgtcaCTTTATACAATTACATGTACAAGGAAAATATACAAAccaacaacatttttttattatcttggCAAATTCACAATTGAATGCTTTCCAATACCACTTGCACACTTTCAGTACTTTTAAATGCTCTCGTTTTTAAGGCCAAAAAAAAATTTGTACTGTTCTTCATGGTACTGTATTATAAGGTTTGTTGAACACAATGATACTGTAAGAATTCTGCATAATccttattgttattgttattatgttaaatgttttgaaCTGTATTAAATGTAGTTTCAGTGatactgaaatgtatttaaaccaaattaaaatttggcaaggaataaataaataataaatgttggtTCTGCCTGTGAAATAGTTAGTAAGTTAGTTTGACCATCATTTTTGAAATTCATTCATGATTGATTGTTCATTTCTTGAGTAATTTATATGTTTCGATGTATATGATGTGGCACAGAAGCCCAAATGAAGTAGTTGTGAAAACGGATGAGCCCTGTCACTACCAGTCAGTGGTAGCACCATAGCGGATGCAAAATCATAagtgaaaataacaaagaatTTTGAGGCAAGAGCAATGACGAGGAAAGAGGAAATCAGATAAATGAGATTCTGCTACAAGACACAGTGTGGTCTGAATCAGTAGAAAcaggcctctctctctctctctctctctctctctgtctctcttgctcgctcacacacactcacaaacccagagagagagagtagacaaaataaacaatggtCAATATTTTGATTGTTCATCAGTTATCGTCTAATGCTATTACATGCATTTTGATCACAATTGAAGACTTGCTTATGCTTTGCACGTTAATATACTTTTGACTTCAGTAACAGTTTATTTGCAGACTATTTGCTGCACGACATGCTGCAGACTGCAGCCTGTTGACTGTAGGAGGATCAGTCTATGACTTAAAACCCAGAAACACCTTGGAATTGTGTCCCTATCTTTGACTTTCAGGAAGCACTGCTGACAGCCTACGGTAGACAAGGCAGACGCTAAGACCACAAATTACGAAAATCAAGCCTTGATGTCTATAAACTAACGTTTTATTATAAAGACCGTCCTCTAGGACTATATATTGCACGCCGCCTGTGCACTGTGTTGCCTTACAGTCACAACACTGGGTAGCAAAGCGACCGTGGCGTTATCTCGCGAGATGAGTTGCAGTGGCGCGAATAAACAAGGAGCCCGTCCTCACCGTGGAGCTGTGGGGGAGTTGTTTCAAGTAGAAATGTTCAGTAATTGAGGGATTTATTCCGCTTGAGTCGCTTTGACGTTTAGTTGAAAAGTCTCCCTGCAGGTTCTGTTTGCTGCCGAGCTCGGAGTTTTGTCGTTTCACTTCACTATGGCGGACGTTTTGTCCGATGATGGCAGCGGCAGCGGCCATGATGACAGTCAGGAGGATGTTATGACTCCGGCGGAGCTGATCGCTAAACTAGAAGAAGTGAGTGAGGAGTTCATCAACATGAAGCCGTGTCACAGCGACGGACGAGCCTCCTGCAGCTCACTGACACTCACTGGTTGTTGTGTCTGTACCTCGTAGGCTTGGCTGAACGAGAAGTTCTCCCCggagctgctggagaacagGTCCGAGGTGGTGGAGTgtgtgatggagcagctgaCTCACATGGTGAACCTGCTGGGGAATACCTcctccttttattttctctgtggtCGTGTTTGATCTGTGTTAAACATTCACGATGAGTCAAACCTGCTTTCTAAATGTCACCTAACAAGATGAGAATGAGGTGTTGGGCTGCGAAAGGCAAAAAGGAGTGAATGTGGAGTtgaattatttactgtaaattgtatgtaatttaataaaagctTGTGCAGTGTCAAATCTAAAATCTGTTTAGTTATGAGTATGAAACAATTATATGAAGGTGAGTGATTTGCATTACATTGCTGCTGTTGGATGTATCCACTCCTCCCAaatgagtttttatttctcatcttTGTGACTAAGACTTAATGAAGCCATGTTGATTTCTTGTGACCTTCACACCAACAGGAAGCCAACCTGCAGCGGGTGAAGAAAGGTGACGCGAAGGCCAGCGTCCATCGCATGGAGATAGACAGGATCCGCTTCGTTCTCAGCAGCTACCTGCGTTCTCGTCTGCAGAAGGTCAGTCAGGTCCACAACGCTGTGCAGAACAAAGCCCTGCTCTCATCCCCTCGGTGCCTGTTGGCAAAATTGCCTTATCTTTGTGCTACGTATGTCTAGATTGAAAAGTTTTTCCCGCATgtgctggagagagagaagtcTCGAGGTGAGGGAGATGCCTCTCTGCTTTCACCTGAGGAGTTTGCCTTTGCCAAAGAGTGAGTATATTAGGTTAATGTCGAACTGTGGCTACGTTTATTTGTGACATTCACCTAAAAGCATGTTAATCTCATACACAGGTACTACGCTAACACAGAAACCTACCTGAAGGCTGTGGCTCTGAAACGCATGCCCCCCAACTTGCAGACAGTGGATATGCTAAAAGCAGGTGAGGTCTGCCTTTTTGTTTGATCTGGAATGACTCTGCAAGATACTGACAATAGCATGCACTAGCAGATGAAGGCATTtcctctgacctttttttttaaatccaattttttcaaatgttatccCAGTTCCTGAGCCCTGCTTGGACTCCTTTGTGTTTCTACGTGTGAaagagaggcaggaaaacatCTTGGTCGAGCCTGAGACAGATGATCAGAGGTACTTTTACGCTTTTACATTGTCTCTTTCTGTACATAACCGTTGCtatttttagtttattctaTCTCGTCTACTGTTtacatgtttcatatttatatgTAGCATGTTCATCTTGCACCATGGTCTCTTGCACTACAGgatttgtttttaccttgttattgtgtcacattttagttttctttatctctgtatCCTCTTTGACTTAATGTCTTTGACTCTGTGTCTACACATCAAGACtaattcctagtgctgtaaagTGTCATTTACTGTTCCTGGCAGTTTCGGAGTCTGATTACTGTTTTTAGATCCCAGTAGATGGCGGTgttactttacattacattacctTCAGAACCagtatatttttctttcagagaGTATGTTGTGGATCTTGAAGAGGGCTCTCAGCACCTAATGCGGTATCGAACTATAGCACCACTTGTTTCAAGTGGAGCTGTGCAGTTAATTTGAATGTGCAGGTAAGTAACAA is part of the Anabas testudineus chromosome 9, fAnaTes1.2, whole genome shotgun sequence genome and encodes:
- the gins4 gene encoding DNA replication complex GINS protein SLD5, whose product is MADVLSDDGSGSGHDDSQEDVMTPAELIAKLEEAWLNEKFSPELLENRSEVVECVMEQLTHMEANLQRVKKGDAKASVHRMEIDRIRFVLSSYLRSRLQKIEKFFPHVLEREKSRGEGDASLLSPEEFAFAKEYYANTETYLKAVALKRMPPNLQTVDMLKAVPEPCLDSFVFLRVKERQENILVEPETDDQREYVVDLEEGSQHLMRYRTIAPLVSSGAVQLI
- the arid5a gene encoding AT-rich interactive domain-containing protein 5A, with product MAQSPRSTNETALWDTFLFRGVMLKRATHELLSQNTVKSETRGQLLEMAQEDQSDSSQQATASDEDKGTVNQASPCVIEIHDSTTECEEEPRPNLVQMEEKAFISSLHSFMKDKGTPIERIPHLGFKQINLWKIYKAVEKLGGYDSVTARRYWKKVYDELGGSPGSTSAATCTRRHYERLVLPYERHIKGEEDKPLPPSKPRKPYKRNLDGKVNKAEVKRKRTPSERELDSEVLTQRSPDASCQSEVVMHTHSALWTSTSDRHHQDCSQPTRVPTDLCPSVFAHLLPVATSSSWTAHIPSAAGEVISPLEKKKRMAQASLNLPLSPQSEDKERPSVIHCPQSPARASSTRNCNSSDGSPLPLSSASSRSPSSSSISSEDGSAGNEDKPPLASELPHNCSNTVKSASSCSEDRKPVSCSQTPKDHAGQNKDVSRISSQSLIPDSLKSQSKDSIWKLTHKASSKYLNYPFTEKPDWAPTSTSSFTKVIPKSVQLLRPNPVRPNYKSFQGRVVQQDDSLPCAKKLNNVPLWMYQTDKRDKSRTMLQKAPPAQQSLSHSSTTLPVCILSSYDKSGRDSRHQPPLHPSFLPSRMRLPHSQLIYPHVPVGPAHPALLGPAVYPYPYPISLLNPPTGYTCTLPAIYPHKL